In Maniola hyperantus chromosome 13, iAphHyp1.2, whole genome shotgun sequence, one genomic interval encodes:
- the LOC117987681 gene encoding uncharacterized protein isoform X1, which translates to MGRYNKRQETVGSLEYLSKSLALQSKGIMDLIRSASNEFRRGLGENNLVSNRQQNSGFLHKETGRDEVTKTPEYCLKNPKFSTATQNHHHSEIPARQIQRNSRQPIATETPSRMAPRPIDTEGNFSKDGHTRNRPLCKQILCNSPEVCERRPQGHYERIHGCFQQVMELQSGLDLPTTSANPTSAATSERVPRTLSPGDTEVGESFLEGRSEEEGNMPSIQNPKSKESPSGFANQPTASEHSEPVFGGMEGTGWSNEITNWSESERTLLQSAWRQSTFKTYRPAWRAWLEWTLVNKVSPKMPSPGDLARYLIHLHNVKKLAPKTILVHKSAIATFTKPCSTSPISEHPLVKKTIKAILLKNPPKRCPNTWNVADLVNWIAQRKIDDSSLFQISQHVAALLLLATGRRVHDLTLLHIDSEHCQITREQIVFWPSFGSKTDNANYRQSGWCLSKSDNIIFDLCHWIPRLIDKSDQRRKADPTLTNLFITTRNRVKAASRSVIAGWLRLILKDAKIKGSPGSFRSAVATDNWVNKNLDIDEVLRKGNWRSSSTFLKHYFKEVESSTRNIMANQTMSDIFSTI; encoded by the coding sequence ATGGGGCGCTATAATAAACGGCAAGAAACTGTCGGGTCACTGGAGTATCTCTCAAAGTCATTGGCATTGCAATCAAAAGGAATTATGGACCTTATTCGAAGTGCTTCGAATGAATTTAGGAGAGGTCTTGGGGAGAACAATCTTGTTTCAAACAGACAACAGAACAGCGGCTTCCTACATAAGGAAACAGGGCGGGACGAAGTCACAAAAACTCCTGAATACTGCCTCAAAAATCCTAAATTTAGCACTGCAACACAAAATCACCATCATTCCGAAATACCTGCCAGGCAGATACAACGGAATAGCCGACAGCCTATCGCGACTGAAACACCATCAAGAATGGCACCTCGACCTATCGACACAGAAGGAAATTTTTCAAAAGATGGGCACACCAGAAATCGACCTCTTTGCAAGCAAATCCTCTGCAATAGTCCCGAGGTATGTGAGCGAAGACCACAGGGACACTACGAGCGAATACACGGATGCTTTCAGCAGGTCATGGAATTACAAAGTGGCTTGGATCTTCCCACCACCAGCGCTAATCCCACGAGTGCTGCAACATCTGAACGGGTCCCAAGGACACTATCTCCTGGTGATACCGAAGTGGGAGAAAGCTTTTTGGAGGGCCGAAGTGAAGAAGAGGGCAATATGCCCTCCATACAGAATCCAAAATCTAAAGAATCACCTTCGGGATTTGCAAACCAACCGACCGCCTCGGAACATTCAGAACCTGTCTTTGGAGGTATGGAAGGTACGGGCTGGTCCAATGAGATAACAAATTGGAGCGAATCGGAACGCACCCTACTACAATCAGCATGGAGACAATCTACATTTAAAACCTACCGGCCTGCTTGGAGAGCATGGTTAGAATGGACGTTAGTCAACAAAGTATCCCCAAAAATGCCAAGCCCCGGCGACTTAGCCAGATACTTAATTCATCTTCACAACGTTAAAAAGTTAGCCCCAAAAACTATACTCGTCCATAAGTCAGCAATCGCTACCTTCACAAAGCCTTGCAGCACGTCTCCCATAAGTGAGCATCCATTGGTGAAGAAAACCATTAAAGCAATTTTACTGAAGAACCCTCCTAAACGATGTCCTAATACTTGGAACGTAGCTGATCTCGTAAATTGGATTGCTCAGAGAAAAATCGACGACTCCAGTTTATTTCAAATATCACAGCATGTGGCAGCCTTGCTACTTCTCGCTACTGGTCGTCGCGTTCATGACTTAACTTTGCTCCACATAGACTCGGAACACTGTCAGATTACAAGAGAGCAAATCGTATTTTGGCCCTCTTTTGGATCAAAAACGGATAACGCAAATTATCGGCAATCAGGCTGGTGCCTGTCAAAGAGCGATAATATCATTTTCGACCTCTGCCACTGGATACCAAGACTAATAGACAAATCAGATCAGCGGAGGAAAGCAGACCCAACTTTGacaaatttatttatcactactCGGAACAGAGTCAAAGCAGCATCTAGATCTGTAATAGCGGGCTGGTTGAGACTAATCCTGAAAGATGCGAAAATCAAGGGCTCCCCCGGCAGCTTCAGGTCAGCTGTTGCTACAGACAACTGGGTCAACAAGAACCTCGATATCGATGAGGTGCTACGCAAAGGCAACTGGCGTAGCAGCTCAACCTTCTTGAAACACTACTTCAAGGAAGTAGAGTCTAGCACAAGAAACATTATGGCAAATCAGACAATGTCTGATATATTTTCTACAATTTAG
- the LOC117987681 gene encoding uncharacterized protein isoform X2, with protein MMFSLPFQIMASTTMGELCLRPPPPGQEEFFSRIYQIIEDNYPDDWKSWEVQDLPYSDLFGERISSRIEAKLRFAIPTAEMATAYCPNDASLSEKKYRLIKRQLLEWPFGRALLYSPHSIMEKIHTKSYEDFINTVKLLKPRLTSRDEASTSESTPRKRRSTSPISSRNNKTPRHEPLEPNRAPVTDAFMIKMMDLLTKQTQAIESVANQVSTLAPKSDQGSSELDESFESVPDSTEPEEEFRGPALSALPQENTSSLSIPTNGDAEEAALIAQITEAQRKLATIKTTGNIPKCDFSPCTTEAEPKLTKADPNLVDQGRKCQRLNEDGWKNIRYADVQKTFHATPVFSALKVNNHLATITPNWNSTAQLEKTDMTLGAITYGLLLQRKAFQEACQKMDPNTRREIQNHMLGADSCFKKISDGLLQYSCGRRAEIIQARRETYKPANKVLGNILHDIPPSDTHLFSEEKLSEVIKDQGGAHKIFPKKTSPNKTGKKNPTLKGSKNYKEHSHKNKKQRNFRDFRAKQDSGTSGTNKARTTQTTKKKP; from the coding sequence ATGATGTTTTCGCTACCCTTCCAGATTATGGCGTCTACAACCATGGGAGAACTGTGCCTCAGACCACCACCACCGGGACAAGAAGAGTTTTTCTCCAGAATATATCAAATTATCGAAGATAACTACCCCGATGACTGGAAGTCGTGGGAGGTACAAGATCTACCTTACTCAGACTTGTTTGGGGAAAGGATATCTTCCCGCATAGAGGCAAAATTAAGATTCGCCATCCCCACGGCTGAAATGGCTACGGCATACTGCCCGAATGACGCATCTCTATCCGAGAAAAAATATCGGCTGATCAAAAGGCAATTGCTAGAATGGCCCTTCGGAAGAGCGTTGTTATACTCCCCGCACAGTATCATGGAAAAGATACATACTAAATCCTACGAGGACTTTATCAATACAGTTAAATTACTAAAACCGCGATTGACGTCAAGGGATGAAGCCTCGACCAGCGAGAGCACACCGAGAAAAAGGAGATCAACATCTCCCATCAGCTCGCGCAACAACAAAACACCACGCCACGAACCGTTAGAACCAAACAGGGCCCCCGTAACAGATGCATTCATGATAAAAATGATGGATCTCCTTACGAAACAAACCCAAGCGATCGAGAGCGTTGCGAATCAGGTCTCAACCCTCGCTCCTAAGAGCGACCAAGGCTCTTCCGAACTGGACGAGTCTTTCGAATCCGTACCGGACAGTACCGAACCCGAGGAGGAGTTTAGAGGCCCCGCTCTGAGTGCGCTGCCTCAGGAAAACACCTCATCACTAAGCATCCCAACGAATGGCGATGCGGAAGAAGCTGCACTAATAGCACAAATTACCGAGGCCCAGAGAAAACTGGCCACTATTAAGACAACCGGCAATATTCCGAAGTGTGACTTTTCACCTTGCACCACGGAAGCTGAACCCAAACTAACCAAAGCAGATCCAAACCTTGTTGATCAAGGCCGGAAATGTCAACGACTAAATGAAGACGGCTGGAAGAACATAAGATACGCCGATGTTCAAAAAACGTTTCACGCCACTCCAGTATTTTCGGCACTTAAAGTCAATAATCACTTGGCAACAATAACACCTAACTGGAATTCAACAGCACAATTAGAAAAAACAGACATGACCCTGGGTGCGATAACATATGGGTTATTGCTTCAAAGGAAAGCTTTCCAAGAAGCTTGCCAAAAAATGGATCCCAACACCCGTagggaaatccaaaaccatatGCTTGGCGCAGACAgctgttttaaaaaaatttcgGACGGACTACTACAATATTCTTGTGGCAGAAGGGCCGAAATAATTCAAGCCCGAAGAGAGACCTATAAGCCAGCAAATAAAGTACTGGGCAACATCCTTCATGACATACCACCCTCCGATACTCACCTCTTTTCGGAAGAGAAATTATCTGAAGTGATAAAGGACCAGGGGGGGGCACATAAGATCTTCCCGAAGAAAACCAGTCCCAATAAGACCGGGAAGAAGAATCCAACCTTGAAAGGATCTAAAAACTACAAAGAACATagccacaaaaataaaaaacagcgTAATTTTCGTGACTTTCGCGCAAAACAAGATAGCGGTACGTCCGGCACTAACAAAGCCAGAACCACGCAAACCACCAAAAAGAAACCCTAA